The Acidithiobacillus ferrooxidans ATCC 23270 genomic interval TAAGGCCAGGATAAATAGCCCCCGCTAATGTCTGAAAACCCCCAGAAGGATTGTAATTGGACAGTCCAGAATTATGAACAACGCCAATCCCGTTGCCTTGAGTAAGCAGGTTGGTCACCTGTGCCATCAGGCAGGCCTGTCCGGGAATTTGTACAATAAACATATCCCCAGAATTGATGAATGCTGTCGCCGTCAAAAACACCCGCTGCGAGGCCATACTCGGAATGGAGCTGATCTGCGCTGCCGGAGCGTTGCCAAATGATGCGCCCCCCGCCACGGTCATCAATGAATACGTATTGATATTGCTGGTGTTTGTGGGGTCATAGGTGCCACTGCTTTGCACGGAGGCGGTGATAGCCGTCAAAGAAAAAGGCGAAGCAGTCTGATTGCTGTTATAAGCGGCAATCCCATTAGGGCAATCAGAAATCTGTGGTAACCCAAACCCCGCCGACTCCACCGCCTGGCGCACTAACGCCAGCGCGTTACGTCCCCGCTGCCACATATCCGTAGTGCTGCTCTGGTTGGTGATGATCTGGCTGCTGTTCAGAAAGAACGTGAACACGGCAGTCGCCAGCAAGGTGCCGATCACCAGGGCTACCAGCAGTTCGGTGAGGGTAAAACCCGTTTCTGAGCCGTCAGCATGGCGCATGGTCAGTATCCCACGATGGTTTGCACGGAGTAGGTCTCCGGAGTGCCGTTCAGTAGCCAGGAAACGGAAACGGTAGCTGTGCAGGGGCACATCCCGTTGCCTTGCTGGGAAAGGACCGTGATGCTGCCAGAGGCGGAGGGGAAAGCGGGAGGGAGACCCGGAGGATACAGCATGTTTCTCCAGGAGCTGATCGCTTGTGCGACCACTGTGTTGGCACTGCCGGGAACGGTGATGGTGCCGGTGTTCGATACTGCGGCGCCATTGAATTGCAGGGCATTGCTGCCATTGGCGCGGATCAGGCCAACGGCGTTTTGAGCAATCTGATAGCCGCCGGTGAGGTTGTTGCCCTCGGCGCTGGTGCTGAAACCGGTCATGAGAATGGCCAGGATACCCAGCGAGCCAATGGCAAAAATCGCCAGGGCGATCATGGTCTCGATGAGGGTGAAGCCCTGCTCCGGCTGCTGTGGTGAGTGCATGGCGAGGCGCCTCATTGTAGATTGCACACCGTGCTGGTGGCGGAAGCCGTGGCACAGGAACGCACATCACCGGCGCCCCCTACCTGAATGAGCCAGTAGCCGTACTCTGCCGGATTATTGCCACCCGCCTGGAACTCTATGTTCGCACTGGTAATGGTGCCTGCTGGATTCTGCACCATTCCGGTAGGGGTGACGCTAAATGTGCCACCAGTCAGAACGGTGCAAGGTATATTTTGGTACTGACTGGCATATTGCACGGGGGTCATGCCGGGCACGTTTTGCAATACCCCAGTGGCTGTAGGTGATATGGTCCATGCACAGGCGCTCCCACCGCCACCCTGAACGCTTACATTCACCGGATAACCGCTGCGGATGGCGTAGCCCTTGGCCCAGTTAATGTCTTGCTGAAGTTTTCCGGCGGCGGCCTGTATGCGCGCCCGCACCATCCAGATGGAGACATCCGGGATGGCGACGGCGAGGATAATGGCGGCCACCGCAATGGTGATCATCAGTTCGATCAGGGTGAAACCGACTGCGTCCGTCAGAGGGAGGTCGCGCTCGCCCCACTCACCCCCCATGCGTCACCACCGCGCCCATCTTGAAGATCGGCAGGTACATGGCGACGACCAGGGTGCCGACGATGATGCCGAGCACCACCATGATCATGGGCTCCATGAGGGTGGAGAGGCGACTGACCGCTTCTTCGACCTCGTTCTCGTAAAAGTCGGCGACTTTGCCGGACATGACTTCGATGGCGCCGGTTTCCTCACCGATGGCGAGCATCTGGGTGGCCATGATGGGAAAGACGCCGTCGGCTTTCAGTTGGGTGGTGATGCGCCCGCCGGTGGCGACGTCGTCACGGGCAGCCAGGACGCTGCGTTCGATGATGACGTTACCGGACACTTTGGAAAGTGTTCCCAGGGCTTCCATGATGGGCACGCCTGCCCCCTGCATGGTGGACAGGGTACGCATGAAGCGCGCCACGGCACCCTTCAGCAGGATATCGCCGAGCACCGGGATTTTCAGGGAGAAGCGGTCTATGACGGTTTTGAAGGACAGGTTGCGCTTGTAGGCGTAGATAAAGAGCCATACCGAGGCGATAGGTACGAGCACCACGATGTACCAGTGACTTTTCATCCAGTCGGAGATGTTGATGACGACCTGCGTCAGCAGCGGCAGAGTGGCACCAAAACTGCTGAAGAGCTGTGAGAATACCGGGATGACGAAAATCATCAGGATCACCACGACCACGACCATGACGGTGATGATGGCGGCCGGGTAGAACATGGCCGACTTGACCTTTTTGTTCAGCGCCAGGGTCTTTTCGCGATATTCGGCCAGGCGCAGGAGGATGGTGTCGAGGATGCCCCCCTGCTCACCGGCGGCGACCAGGGATACGAAAAGGCGGTCGAAATATTTGGGGAAGTGGGCCATGGCCTGCGACAGAGATTCACCTTCTTTCAGGTGCTTGAGAATCCCCTTGAGCAGTTTTTTCATGCCCGCGCCGGAGGTGGCGGATACCAGCAGTTCGAAAGACTGCACGATGGGCACACCGGCGTTGATCATGGTGGAGAGCTGGCGGACCATCACCAC includes:
- a CDS encoding pilus assembly FimT family protein; this encodes MGGEWGERDLPLTDAVGFTLIELMITIAVAAIILAVAIPDVSIWMVRARIQAAAGKLQQDINWAKGYAIRSGYPVNVSVQGGGGSACAWTISPTATGVLQNVPGMTPVQYASQYQNIPCTVLTGGTFSVTPTGMVQNPAGTITSANIEFQAGGNNPAEYGYWLIQVGGAGDVRSCATASATSTVCNLQ
- a CDS encoding PilW family protein — encoded protein: MRHADGSETGFTLTELLVALVIGTLLATAVFTFFLNSSQIITNQSSTTDMWQRGRNALALVRQAVESAGFGLPQISDCPNGIAAYNSNQTASPFSLTAITASVQSSGTYDPTNTSNINTYSLMTVAGGASFGNAPAAQISSIPSMASQRVFLTATAFINSGDMFIVQIPGQACLMAQVTNLLTQGNGIGVVHNSGLSNYNPSGGFQTLAGAIYPGLSSTAFVGANFIDLGSNNFTINQFTIGDSGGTATPTLYLTQYTANQTTTSTRQALARGVVDLQLEYGLGINGAITQWVLPANYTPSATQQILAVRIAMLARSTRYMPNETSPASFIMLPHQNLSYTVPTSNGPGCLQGDCRHYAYHLFESVVPVRNNIWGGP
- a CDS encoding type IV pilus modification PilV family protein, with amino-acid sequence MHSPQQPEQGFTLIETMIALAIFAIGSLGILAILMTGFSTSAEGNNLTGGYQIAQNAVGLIRANGSNALQFNGAAVSNTGTITVPGSANTVVAQAISSWRNMLYPPGLPPAFPSASGSITVLSQQGNGMCPCTATVSVSWLLNGTPETYSVQTIVGY
- a CDS encoding type II secretion system F family protein, with the protein product MATALGKDKKSALREAKTYDFTWEATAPGGSEKKKGEMNAVSANAVRSNLRRMGLMPTVVRKAPQPLFGEKGVKEAQLVVMVRQLSTMINAGVPIVQSFELLVSATSGAGMKKLLKGILKHLKEGESLSQAMAHFPKYFDRLFVSLVAAGEQGGILDTILLRLAEYREKTLALNKKVKSAMFYPAAIITVMVVVVVILMIFVIPVFSQLFSSFGATLPLLTQVVINISDWMKSHWYIVVLVPIASVWLFIYAYKRNLSFKTVIDRFSLKIPVLGDILLKGAVARFMRTLSTMQGAGVPIMEALGTLSKVSGNVIIERSVLAARDDVATGGRITTQLKADGVFPIMATQMLAIGEETGAIEVMSGKVADFYENEVEEAVSRLSTLMEPMIMVVLGIIVGTLVVAMYLPIFKMGAVVTHGG